A genomic window from Vitis riparia cultivar Riparia Gloire de Montpellier isolate 1030 chromosome 18, EGFV_Vit.rip_1.0, whole genome shotgun sequence includes:
- the LOC117906496 gene encoding aspartic proteinase Asp1-like isoform X2, which translates to MIQSDSMGPSRLIKRRSAGSLFIEAMRFVVLSEMFLGCFSASNQPISNRMGHTVVFPLQGNVYPQGFYSVSLRIGNPPKPYTLDIDSGSDLTWLQCDAPCVSCTKAPHPPYKPNKGPITCNDPMCSALHWPSKPPCKASHEQCDYEVSYADHGSSLGVLVHDIFSLQLTNGTLAAPRLAFGCGYDQSYPGPNAPPFVDGVLGLGYGKSSIVTQLRSLGLIRSIVGHCLSGQGGGFLFLGDGLSTTPGIIWTPMSRKSGESAYALGPADLLFNGHNSGVKGLRLVFDSGSSYTYFNAQAYKTTLSLVRKYLNGKLKETADESLPVCWRGAKPFKSIFEVKNYFKPFALSFTKAKSAQLQLPPESYLIISKHGNACLGILNGSEIGLGDSNVIGDIAFQDKMVIYDNERQQIGWVPKDCNKLPKS; encoded by the exons ATGATCCAAAGTGATTCAATGGGACCCTCGAGGTTGATCAAGAGGAGGAGCGCAGGATCATTATTCATCGAGGCGATGCGGTTTGTGGTATTGTCTGAAATGTTTCTGGGCTGTTTCTCAGCTTCCAATCAGCCTATTTCCAATAGGATGGGGCACACCGTGGTTTTTCCTCTTCAAGGGAATGTTTATCCTCAAGG GTTTTATTCTGTGAGTCTGCGCATAGGCAATCCACCTAAACCTTATACACTTGATATTGACTCCGGCAGCGACCTCACTTGGCTACAGTGTGATGCACCTTGTGTCAGTTGCACTAAG GCACCTCACCCTCCCTACAAGCCCAACAAGGGTCCTATAACCTGTAACGACCCAATGTGTTCTGCCCTTCACTGGCCTTCAAAGCCACCATGCAAGGCTTCTCACGAACAATGCGACTATGAGGTTAGCTATGCGGATCATGGTTCATCTCTTGGGGTTCTGGTCCATGACATCTTCAGCTTACAACTCACCAATGGTACTCTTGCTGCCCCCCGCCTGGCTTTTGG ATGCGGATATGATCAAAGCTATCCCGGACCAAATGCTCCTCCTTTTGTGGATGGAGTGCTGGGTCTTGGCTATGGCAAATCCAGCATTGTTACACAGCTACGCAGCCTGGGTCTGATTCGGAGCATAGTGGGGCACTGTTTAAGTGGTCAAGGAGGAGGGTTTCTGTTCCTTGGAGACGGTCTTTCCACTACTCCAGGAATCATCTGGACTCCAATGTCGAGAAAATCTGGAGA GAGTGCCTATGCGTTGGGTCCAGCTGATCTTCTTTTCAATGGGCACAATAGTGGAGTGAAGGGCCTTCGCCTGGTGTTTGACAGCGGTAGCTCCTACACCTACTTCAATGCTCAAGCTTACAAAACTACACTTTCACTG gtgagaaaatatttgaatggcAAGTTAAAGGAAACTGCTGATGAGTCCCTTCCAGTCTGCTGGAGAGGTGCAAAACCtttcaaatctatttttgaaGTGAAGAACTATTTCAAGCCCTTTGCACTCAGCTTTACAAAAGCCAAGAGTGCTCAACTACAATTGCCACCAGAATCTTATCTTATTATCTCA aAACATGGCAACGCATGCTTGGGGATTTTGAATGGTTCTGAAATAGGACTTGGAGACAGCAACGTCATAGGAG ACATAGCTTTTCAAGATAAAATGGTGATCTATGACAATGAGCGCCAGCAGATTGGTTGGGTTCCTAAAGACTGCAATAAGCTTCCCAAGTCCTGA
- the LOC117906495 gene encoding kinesin-like protein KIN-7E, chloroplastic isoform X3: MSNTIMEVCEVINDLLDPTGQNLRIREDSQGTYVEGIKEEVVLSPAHALSLIAAGEEHRHVGSNNFNLFSSRSHTIFTLTIESSPHGEIEGEEDVTLSQLNLIDLAGSESSKTETTGLRRKEGSYINKSLLTLGTVISKLTDDKATHIPYRDSKLTRLLQSSLSGHGRVSLICTVTPASSNTEETHNTLKFAHRSKRVEIKASQNKIMDEKSLIKKYQKEISSLKQELQQLKRGMMENPYMMTGSTQEDLVNLKLQLEAGQVKLQSRLEEEEQAKAALMGRIQRLTKLILVSTKNSMPSSLPDTAGHRRRHSFGEDELAYLPDRKREYMIGDDTGSFDSELLEGRSDITYLDDLVKDYKRNRRRGMLGWFKLKKPENQGGFSPNADTESSTSASPSSSSKSLQNRVMFNDKKDARRKSTSRRGDDSSVVNSFSERTQAGDLFCAAVGGRRLPSTGSTITDQMDLLREQMKMLAGEVALCTSSLKRLSEQAASNPEDSQLKEHMQKLKDEISEKKLQMRVLEQRMIGSVEMTPHTNTIEMSQALSKLTTQLNEKTFELEITSADNRILQEQLQMKMSENAEMQETILLLRQQLNSLLDKSSSSPQQIPDNGASTLKKFSKELFEKKNEGKEDTYIDENTPTSVMSLNRIFSQEDSKECNGDTFLSSQVLMQASEIENLKQEKVRLIEEKDGLEIHSRKLAEEASYAKELAAAAAVELRNLAEEVTKLSYQNAKLTGDLASAKEAPCRSNCCQRPGSFDVRQSNSNGARLDARLRKPGDGMLVEELQKELNARYQRESSLETALFERDQIEGELRGRLDEAKQREEDLENELANMWMLVAKMRKSGTTSEETSSEGVHESNILQSRVRNGFPPINGHSNKIFDEICENMDEISTSEELRTSYLKEKRRCKELESLVSRLKGEDIIGLDITALEELQNLHVQAITKICHAKCANHVL, from the exons agCATAGGCATGTGGGTtctaataatttcaatttatttagcAGTCGCAGCCACACTATTTTCACCTTG ACCATTGAAAGCAGTCCTCATGGGGAAattgaaggagaagaagatgTGACCTTGTCCCAGTTG AATTTAATTGATCTTGCGGGATCTGAAAGTTCTAAAACTGAAACTACTGGATTGCGGAGAAAAGAGGGTTCATACATTAATAAAAGCTTACTTACTCTTGGCACT GTGATTTCCAAACTAACGGATGACAAGGCAACTCATATTCCCTATCGAGATTCAAAACTCACCCGTTTGTTGCAGTCATCCCTAAGTGGCCATGGACGTGTTTCT CTTATTTGCACTGTAACACCTGCATCTAGCAATACTGAAGAGACACACAATACACTAAAGTTTGCGCATCGAAGCAAGCGTGTTGAAATCAAGGCTTCTCAAAATAAG ATTATGGATGAGAAGTCTCTCATAAAAAAGTACCAAAAGGAAATTTCCAGTTTAAAACAAGAGCTTCAGCAGTTAAAACGTGGAATGATGGAGAACCCATATATGATGACTGGGTCTACCCAAGAAGATTTGGTTAACTTGAAGCTTCAG TTGGAAGCTGGTCAGGTTAAATTACAATCAAGATTGGAGGAGGAGGAACAAGCCAAGGCTGCTTTGATGGGAAGAATTCAGCGTTTAACTAAACTTATCTTGGTTTCTACAAAAAATAGTATGCCATCAAGCCTTCCTGATACGGCTGGCCATAGGCGAAGGCATTCTTTTGGAGAAGATGAG CTAGCATACTTGCCTGATAGAAAAAGGGAATACATGATTGGTGATGATACTGGAAGCTTTGATTCTGAGCTTTTGGAAGGAAGGAGTGACATCACTTATCTAGATGATTTGGTTAAAGACTACAAAAGGAACAGGAGGCGTGGAATGCTTGGATGGTTTAAACTGAAA AAACCTGAGAACCAGGGTGGATTTTCGCCAAATGCTGATACTGAGAGCTCGACAAGTGCGTCACCTTCATCCAGTTCAAAGTCATTGCAAAACAGAGTCAtgtttaatgataaaaaagatgCACGGAGAAAATCAACCAGTAGAAGGGGTGATGATTCTTCGGTTGTCAACTCATTTTCAGAAAGGACCCAAGCAGGTGACTTGTTCTGTGCTGCCGTTGGAGGCCGGCGTCTGCCTTCG ACTGGTAGCACCATCACAGATCAAATGGATCTTTTGCGTGAGCAGATGAAGATGTTAGCTGGTGAAGTGGCATTGTGTACTAGTTCTCTGAAAAGGCTATCAGAGCAAGCAGCAAGCAATCCTGAAGATTCTCAACTTAAG GAACACATGCAGAAATTGAAAGATGAAATTAGTGAAAAGAAACTTCAAATGCGTGTACTGGAGCAACGTATGATTGGATCAGTTGAAATGACTCCACATACAAATACCATTGAAATGTCTCAG GCACTGTCCAAGCTCACTACTCAGCTAAATGAGAAAACTTTTGAACTTGAG ATTACATCAGCAGACAATAGGATACTTCAGGAGCAACTACAGATGAAG ATGTCAGAGAATGCTGAGATGCAAGAAACAATTCTTCTGCTAAGGCAACAACTTAATTCATTATTAGATAAAAGCTCTAGCAGTCCACAACAAATTCCTGACAATGGGGCTAGCACACTAAAGAAATTTTCTAAGGagttatttgaaaagaaaaatgaaggaaaagaagataCTTATATTGATGAAAATACACCAACTAGTGTTATGAGCTTGAATAGAATATTCTCTCAAGAGGATTCCAAAGAGTGCAATGGTGACACCTTTTTAAGCTCCCAAGTTCTTATgcag GCCTCTGAAATAGAGAATTTGAAGCAAGAGAAAGTAAGACTGATTGAAGAAAAGGATGGGCTTGAAATTCACAGCCGAAAACTGGCAGAAGAAGCTTCATACGCAAAAGAGTTGGCAGCTGCTGCAGCAGTTGAGCTCCGAAACTTGGCTGAAGAAGTAACTAAACTTTCTTACCAAAATGCAAAATTGACTGGTGACCTGGCTAGTGCAAAAGAGGCCCCTTGTAGATCTAACTGTTGTCAGAGGCCTGGGTCATTTGATGTGAGGCAAAGTAACAGCAATGGTGCTCGGCTGGATGCACGCTTGAGAAAACCAGGGGATGGCATGTTGGTTGAGGAGTTGCAGAAAGAACTTAATGCAAGATACCAAAGAGAATCTTCTCTGGAAACTGCATTATTTGAGAGAGATCAAATTGAAGGTGAGTTACGAGGAAGGCTTGATGAAGCAAAACAGCGTGAAGAAGATTTAGAAAATGAGCTTGCAAATATGTGGATGCTAGTTGCAAAGATGAGAAAATCTGGTACTACTTCTGAGGAAACATCATCTGAAGGAGTTCATGAATCCAACATTTTGCAAAGTAGAGTGAGAAATGGATTTCCACCAATTAATGGTCactcaaacaaaatatttgatgaaatttgtgAAAACATGGATGAGATAAGTACATCTGAAGAATTAAGGACCAGTTATctgaaagaaaagagaaggtgCAAAGAACTAGAAAGCCTTGTTTCCAGATTGAAG GGTGAAGATATTATTGGACTGGATATCACAGCTCTTGAAGAATTGCAGAACCTTCATGTTCAGGCTATAACTAAGATTTGCCATGCAAAG TGTGCAAATCACGTCTTATAG
- the LOC117906496 gene encoding aspartic proteinase Asp1-like isoform X1: MIQSDSMGPSRLIKRRSAGSLFIEAMRFVVLSEMFLGCFSASNQPISNRMGHTVVFPLQGNVYPQGFYSVSLRIGNPPKPYTLDIDSGSDLTWLQCDAPCVSCTKAPHPPYKPNKGPITCNDPMCSALHWPSKPPCKASHEQCDYEVSYADHGSSLGVLVHDIFSLQLTNGTLAAPRLAFGCGYDQSYPGPNAPPFVDGVLGLGYGKSSIVTQLRSLGLIRSIVGHCLSGQGGGFLFLGDGLSTTPGIIWTPMSRKSGESAYALGPADLLFNGHNSGVKGLRLVFDSGSSYTYFNAQAYKTTLSLVRKYLNGKLKETADESLPVCWRGAKPFKSIFEVKNYFKPFALSFTKAKSAQLQLPPESYLIISKHGNACLGILNGSEIGLGDSNVIGDIAFQDKMVIYDNERQQIGWVPKDCNKLPKVDRDYNKGFSPADLGMVVKQFSAAYASREDL; this comes from the exons ATGATCCAAAGTGATTCAATGGGACCCTCGAGGTTGATCAAGAGGAGGAGCGCAGGATCATTATTCATCGAGGCGATGCGGTTTGTGGTATTGTCTGAAATGTTTCTGGGCTGTTTCTCAGCTTCCAATCAGCCTATTTCCAATAGGATGGGGCACACCGTGGTTTTTCCTCTTCAAGGGAATGTTTATCCTCAAGG GTTTTATTCTGTGAGTCTGCGCATAGGCAATCCACCTAAACCTTATACACTTGATATTGACTCCGGCAGCGACCTCACTTGGCTACAGTGTGATGCACCTTGTGTCAGTTGCACTAAG GCACCTCACCCTCCCTACAAGCCCAACAAGGGTCCTATAACCTGTAACGACCCAATGTGTTCTGCCCTTCACTGGCCTTCAAAGCCACCATGCAAGGCTTCTCACGAACAATGCGACTATGAGGTTAGCTATGCGGATCATGGTTCATCTCTTGGGGTTCTGGTCCATGACATCTTCAGCTTACAACTCACCAATGGTACTCTTGCTGCCCCCCGCCTGGCTTTTGG ATGCGGATATGATCAAAGCTATCCCGGACCAAATGCTCCTCCTTTTGTGGATGGAGTGCTGGGTCTTGGCTATGGCAAATCCAGCATTGTTACACAGCTACGCAGCCTGGGTCTGATTCGGAGCATAGTGGGGCACTGTTTAAGTGGTCAAGGAGGAGGGTTTCTGTTCCTTGGAGACGGTCTTTCCACTACTCCAGGAATCATCTGGACTCCAATGTCGAGAAAATCTGGAGA GAGTGCCTATGCGTTGGGTCCAGCTGATCTTCTTTTCAATGGGCACAATAGTGGAGTGAAGGGCCTTCGCCTGGTGTTTGACAGCGGTAGCTCCTACACCTACTTCAATGCTCAAGCTTACAAAACTACACTTTCACTG gtgagaaaatatttgaatggcAAGTTAAAGGAAACTGCTGATGAGTCCCTTCCAGTCTGCTGGAGAGGTGCAAAACCtttcaaatctatttttgaaGTGAAGAACTATTTCAAGCCCTTTGCACTCAGCTTTACAAAAGCCAAGAGTGCTCAACTACAATTGCCACCAGAATCTTATCTTATTATCTCA aAACATGGCAACGCATGCTTGGGGATTTTGAATGGTTCTGAAATAGGACTTGGAGACAGCAACGTCATAGGAG ACATAGCTTTTCAAGATAAAATGGTGATCTATGACAATGAGCGCCAGCAGATTGGTTGGGTTCCTAAAGACTGCAATAAGCTTCCCAA AGTTGATCGTGATTATAATAAAGGGTTTTCACCAGCTGACCTGGGTATGGTGGTGAAGCAATTTTCTGCAGCTTATGCGTCACGAGAAGACCTATAA